TCATGGGCTTTCCCAAAGAGGCGGTTCTGTGGCAGTGCAGGTTAGAATTGGAAAAAGTATTTTTTCTCCCTTAATTACCCGAGGAGAGGCGGATTTGGTTTTGGCAATGGAAAGAAGCGAGGCCTTAAAAAGTTGCTGTTTTTCCTCCAGAAAAAGGACAATATTTTTGATTAATGATTTTGAAATTTATTCTCCTTCTTTTGGAAATCAAAAACTTCCTGCGTTAGAAAAGATTATTTCTGAAATCAAGCCATTTGCTAAAGAAATTTACAGTATTAAGGCCTCGGACATTGTGCAAGAACATCTGGGATTAAGTATCTTGGCAGGGGTCTTTATATTATCCGGAGCAGCACACAAAGGATTAATTCCCCTAAGCCCTGCCAACATCTTGAAAGCAATTAAAGAAAATGTGCCGACAAGGATGGAATTGAACGAGAAGGCATTTTATCTCGCCAAGAATAATTTTAAGATTTAAAAAAGATATGGAAGCAGTAATTATGGCAGCAGGTAGAGGGGAAAGGACGCAACCACTTTCTTCTGCGAAACAAAAACACTTATTGAAAGTTTTAGGTAAGAGCATTTTAGAGCATAATTTAGAACAATTAAACGGATTAGTAGACACCGTTATTTTGGTTATCAGGCCGGATGAGAGATGTAAAGAAATTAAAAAAATAATCGGGAGAAAACATAAAGGCCTCAAAATAAAATACGCGTTGGAGCAAGAGCCATTGGGCACAGCTGATGCTGCGAAAACCGCCTTGCCTTTTATCGGGGAAAGGTTTTTGCTTTTAAACGGAGATGATTTATATAGTCATAATGATATTAAAAAGGTCTTGGAGAAATTTCCGTGCATTTTAGTTAAAGAAGTTAGCCAGCCAAAATTTTTCGGAATTGTGGGTATTTCTAATGGGATAGTAAAATCATTTATAGAAAAGCCGGAAAACTCGGCCTCTAATTTGGCTAACACAGGCCTGTATTATCTGCCAAAAGACATATTTAAATTTTCAATTGAAAAATCAAAAAGAGGAGAATATGAATTTACCGATTACATTAAGAAATTTATTATCAAAGAAAAACTCAATATTCAGGAGGCAGAGCAATGGATTCCAATTTCATTTTGTTGGCATCTTATTGAGGCCTGCGAGGCGTTGTTAAAAAAAATAGAAGGGACCAATCAAGGGAAAATAGATAAGAATTGCGTGGTTTCCGGGAATTTATTGATAGGCAAAGGAACGGTTGTTAAAAAAGGAACGCGTATAGAAGGTCCTGTTTATATCGGCAGGAATTGTTTGATTGAGCAGAATTGCTTTATCAAAAAATTTAGTAGCATCGGAGACAGGGTTAGAATAAGGGATGGGGCGACCATAGACAATTCTATAATAGGCGACAAAACAGAAATAGGCCCGAAGTGTTTTATCGCTGATTCTATAATCGGAGATGGTTCTAAATTAGGGGCAACTACAACCACATTGAATTTTAATGAGGACGGCCAAACAATAAAAACATCAGCCAAGGGAAAAATTATTGATACCAAAAGAGCGAAATTAGGAGCAGTTATAGGAGATAGGGTAATTACAGGAGCTGGAGTCATTATTTCCCCGGGCAAAAAAATCTGGCCCAACAAGTCATTGGTTGATAATCAGAGAGTTGTTGAAGATATTCAATAAAATCGTTTATGAAGAAAGCCAAAGCATTGGTCTTATTGTCAGGTGGATTGGATTCTATTCTGACAGCCAAATTATTATTGGAACAAAAGATAGAAGTAGAGGCCCTGGTTTTCAAGAGCTGTTTTTTTGATTCCAAACAAGCAGAGATAACAGCTAAAAAACTCGGCATCAAATTAAGGATTATAGATTTTTCAAAAAAACATTTTGAAATGGTTAAAAATCCGAAATATGGCTATGGCAAAAATATGAATCCCTGCATTGATTGCCACGCCCTGATGCTTAAATACGCCAAAGAAATAATGACAAAAGAAGCGTTTGATTTTGTTGCAACCGGCGAGGTTTTGGGGGAAAGGCCAATGTCGCAAAACAAGCAAGCCCTGCAGTTGATAGAAAAACAGAGCGGGCTTAAGGGATATCTTTTAAGGCCATTATCAGCCAAATTGCTTGAACCGACAATAGCAGAGCAAAAAGGTATTATTGATAGGGATAATTTTTTGGCAATTAAGGGGCGTTCACGGAAAGAGCAATTGGCTTTGGCAAAAAAATGGAAAATTGATTGGTTTCCTGCGCCAAGCGGAGGATGTCTTTTGACTGACTCTTGTTTTTCAGAAAAATTAAAGGACTTGATAAAAAATAATAATAATCCAGATGTGAGTGATATTAATTTGCTTAAAATCGGCAGACATTTTTGGGATGACAAAGTTAAAATAATTATAGGCAGAAACCATCAGGAGAACTTAGAATTGAAAGAAGCAGGCAAAAAAAATGATATTTTGTTGGAAATGAAAGAACCAGCAGGCCCGACTGCTTTGATAAGGGGGTCAAAAGAGATGGTTGGCGAAAAATTAATTGAAAAAGCGAAAGAATTGATAATTTTATACGCGCCAAAAGCAAAAAACAAGAAAAAAATATTTTTTGATGTATTTTTGCCCGGCTCCTGATTTTGGTTTAATTTTTCTATCTGCTATAATGTAAAAATATTCGTTTAGAAGAAGAAATGCTAAATATAGTTTTTATAAAAGATTATTTAAATCAGGCGTTAAGCAACCGACCAGAATCATTGAGTATGGCCTTCTGGGGCAACACGCTTTTTGACTATTTAATAGCGCTATTCGTTTTTATAGTGGTTGTTCTGATTTTAAGGATTTTTAAAGAGGTTATAATCGTGGAATTGAGGAGATTGGCAAAGCGTACGAAAACAAAATTTGATGATGTGATAATCAGGATGATTGATTCTGTTGGTTGGCCCCTTTATGTCCTTCTTTCTTTTTATTTATCCTTCCTATTTTTACACATTCCAGCGGTTGTGGAAAAATATTTCCCAACAGTCATTTTCGTTTTTATGGTCTTTTATATTATAAAGGCCATTCAGATTTTGATTGACTTCAGCACTGAAAGGGCGATGGTTCAAGACGCAAAGGACGGAAAAATAGACCGCCCAGGTATGCGGTTCGTTGGTAAAATAATAAAGATTATAGTATGGGCGTTCGGACTTATTATTATTTTGCGGTCTTTTGGATATAATATCACTGCTTTGGCAGCCAGCTTGGGAATTGGAGGAATTGCAATTGCTTTCGCTCTGCAAAATGTTCTGGCAGACATATTCGCCTCATTTTCCATTGATATTGACCGGCCGTTTAAATTGGGGGATTTCATTTCTATCGGCGAAGAAATGGGCAAAGTAAAGAGTATCGGAATAAAATCCACTCGTTTGCAAAGCTTGCAGGGAGAGGAGTTGGTTATATCTAATAAGGAGCTCACAAATTCCCGCATTCATAATTTTGGTCAAATGGAAAAAAGAAGAGCTGTTTTTATATTAAGTATTGCCCACGACACTCCGTTTAAAAAAATAGAAAAGATTCCAGCAATGATTAAGAATATTTTGAAAAAAATTAAAGGAGTTGAAATAGACAGAGTTTATTTTAAAGAGCTTGGTCCGTATAATTTAGGATTTGAGGTTGCTTACTTTTTCAATTCAGCTGATTTTGATGATTTTGTAGAGGCAAGAGAGGCGATTAATTTTGGGATTAAAAAAGCGCTTGATAAAGAAAAGATTTCTATGGTTAATCAAGCGCCAAGAATCATTCCGAAGAAATAAATTTATTATAAAAAAGAAATGAGGCCGGGTCTTGCGACTCGGCCTCTTGTCTTCGTTCATCGTAGAGAAAGCGCCTCTTGGAGCGTTTCGCCCGTTCGTGTTGGGTGGCAGAATAAGCAGCCCAATGATTCAAAGCAGGAGCGCTCATATATGAACGGAGAGATGGCGATGACTGTAGTTTGACTTTTCTTTTTAGTTTCTTCGATAAGGCAGTGCGCATTTGAGCCAAATAGCCCATCAGACAATCGAGCATCTATCAATATGATGTCCGGATGTCTACTGCGTATCTGTCTTGCCCCATCCTTACATGTCTCGCTCACGGCGATTTCGTATTCGCCGACTACTTTTGCTTCTACTTGTTGGCGCACATCTATAGGTACGCCTATTAGCAGAATCGTCTTCATTTGTTCCCCCTCTTTGATTTTTGAAGATGATATGCTGCGCATATGAAAGTGAAAGCTGTTTAAACATTACCATATTATGAATATAAAGTCAAATTTTGAATTGTGTTTTTAAGACAAATATACTAATCTATAATAATGGTTAAAATTATTGCTTTATCCAATCTTAAAGGCGGAACAGGCAAGACAAATGTAGCTGTGAATCTTTCTATGTTTCTTTCCGCTCTTGGGAAGAGAGTTTTGCTCGTTGATTTAACTCCGCAAGGAGACGCCACTTTTTCTTTAGGAATCAAAAGCAGCCCAAATTATGTGGGCGATGTTTTGTTGCAAAAAATTAGGCCAAAATTAGCAGTCAAAAGTACCCCTTATTTCGCATTTGACATTATGCCTTCTTTCCCGGAATTAATCTCTGTAATTGGGAGAATCAGGGAATCGCACAAGCCAGAGGCACGGATTAAAGAGGCAATTGAAAAAATGGAAGAGGACTATGACTTTGTTATTATAGATACTTGTCCTGATTTTAATATTCTTACTCTAAACGCTCTTTATGCAGCTGATGAAATTATGATTCCCATTCAATCAGAATATCTTGCTTTAAGGAGCGCTAATCAATTGGTTTCTATGATTCGTTCTTTCAGACCATTAAAAGAAAAAGAGATTAGCGCGGTTTTGACAATGTATGGCTGGAGAAGCAAAATTTCAAGAAGCATTTCCAAGGCGATTAAAAATGAGTTTTCAGGATATATTCACAATACTATTATTCCTCGGGCTGCTATTTTATCCCAAGTAACAGAATCTAAAGAGCCGATTTTAAAAACCGCTCCCAATTCCCGCGCCTCCCGCGCCTTCAAACAATTAGCCGAAGAAGTAATCTCCCGCAACAAATAACAAGCAATCAATAATCAATAATCAGTAATGATGTCGCTAACTAAAAACCTTGTTTTTTTAAAATTATTACTCTATAATATCAAAGATATAATGAAAACATTATGAAAACATTATGAAAACAAAAACACTCCAACTTTATAAGAAACTGCTTCCTCAGAAAATAGCTGTTTTAGTTCACAAAGAGGGAAATGGTTTTTGGGCCGAAATCAAGGGTAGAGGATTAGAAAACTGCCATACACAAGCAGAGAATTTTAACGAGTTGATAAAAATGGTTAATGATGCCATTTTTGATTATCTGGAAATCCCTCTCAAGGTCAGAAAGGACTTAGGTTTTTATCTTCCGTGCTCGATTATTAATGCCCTAAAAGAAAAGGCCATAAAGAGAAGGGGCCAGCTAATTTTAAAATACATTAATGACCAGACAAAAGTAAAAAGAGAAGTTGCCTTTACTTTGGCTTAAACATGGCGAAAGGAACTAAGCCAAAATTCACAAACTGTCGCCCCAAACAAGTTTTAGCTGCCTTGAATAAAATCGGGGATTTTTCTTTTTGGCAAGGCGCGAGTCATCTTATAATCAAGCATAAAAAAACGGGCAAAAAGTTCTCAATTCCACGGAGCGGAGTAATCAGTAGGGGGTTGATGAACACCTTTGTTAAAAAATATTTGGTGGGTCAATTAGGATTTACAGAAAAAGAAATTTATAAATACCTGAATTGTTGATTGATAACAAAAAAATAACCCGAGAGGGGTATTTTTTTGTTTGTGCCGGAGGTGGGGGTCGAACCCACATGGGAGTAATCCCACAGAATTTTGAATTCTGCGCGTAAGCCAATTCCGCCACTCCGGCTCGTTTTCCGTTATTTTACAGTATTTTTGCTCATTTTTCAATCTTTTTAGAGGTTTTTTCGCACTCTTTATTTGAGCATTTTGTTTGCTTTCTTTTTGTTATTATCATCAACGCCCCGCATTTTTCGCATTTTTTTCCAGTAGGTTTGTCCCATAAAGCAAAATCGCATTTCGGGAATTTATTGCATCCGTAAAATATTTTTCCTTTCTTGGTTCGTTTTTCAGTAACTTCTCCTATCTTACATTTAGGACATTGGATTCCTAATTTATTATCTTTTAATGATTCTGTGTATCGGCATTTCGGGAAATTAGTGCACGCGTAAAACTTGCCGAACCTCCCTAACTTTATAATCAATTCTGCTCCGCATTCTGGGCAGATTTTATCAGTTTTTTCTTCTGCAATTTCCTGCTTGGAAAGTTCTTTTTCCTTTTGAGCAAGGGTTTCTGCAAATGGCTTATAAAAATCACCCACTACATTTTGCCAAATTTCCTTTCCTTCAGCGATTTCATCTAAGTTTGCCTCCATTTTGGCAGTAAAATCAATGTCAACGATTTTTGGAAAATGCTCTACCAATAAATCATTTACCACTAAGCCGATTTCTGATGGCTGGAATCTTTTCTGGTCGTTCTTGAAGACATAATTTCGCCTTTGAATCGTTGAAATAATCGGAGCATAAGTGGATGGCCTGCCGATTCCGTATTGCTCTAATGCTTTAATCAAAGACGGCTCATTATAGCGGGCAGGAGGTTGGGTAAAATGTTGTGAAGGCGTTAATTTTATTAAATCTAAAATTTCTTTTTCTTTAATTTCTGGAATCTCGTTTTCTCCAAATTGCAATGGATAAACTTTTAAAAATCCTTCAAATTTTAATATTTGTCCTCTTGCCTGAAAAATATATTTGCGGGATTCTGGATTTTTTGCTTCAATCTTTACATCTGTAGAATCAAGAATCGCTTCGCTCATTTGGCTTGCCACAAATCTTGACCAGATTAATTCGTAAAGTTTTGCTTGAGCTCCTTCTAAATTAAGTTTTTTGGGGTCATTTTGAGGATTGGAGGGTCTAATTGCTTCGTGCGCTTCTTGCGCTCCCTTACTTTTTGTTTTATATCTCCGCGAAAAACCAGGCCAATATTTTTCTCCGAAATTTTCAATAATATATTTTTTTGCTGCGAAAGTGGATTCAGTGGAAAGATTCAAAGAATCTGTTCTATGATATGTGATAAGGCCTCTTTCGTAAAGGTTTTGCGCCAAAGACATTGTTTTATATGAACTTAACCGCAATCGCTGTCCAGCAGTTTGTTGTAATGTGCTAGTTGTGAAAGGTGGAAAGGGATTTCTCTTTATTGATTTTTTGTCAATGCTTTTTATTTCAAAAACCGCATTTTTTAAATCATCAACTATTTCTTCCGCTTCTTTTTGCGCCTTAATGCCCAATTTTGGAATTTTTTTACCACCTTTTTCTATCAAAGAGGCTAAAATCTGATTTTTTTCTGCGTTTGGATTTTGAGTTTTGGATTTGTTTTGAGTTTTGGATTTTGAAATTTGGATTTTGCCAAGCAGGGCTTCAATGCTCCAATATTCTTCTGCTTTGAATTTTTCAATTTCCCTTTCTCGTTCCGCAATGAGCCGTACTGCTGCTGATTGGACCCTGCCAGCTGAAAGACCGCGAGCGACCTTTTTCCATAAAAAGGGAGATAGCTTGTATCCCACGATTCTGTCCAACACTCTTCGCGCTGTCTGGGAATCTACTAAGCTTGTGTAAAGTTGGCGCGGATTTTTTAACGCCTCTTTAATTGCTTTTTCAGTTATTTCATGGAAAACAATTCTCTGATAATCTTTTAATTTCAAAATTTCTTTAAGATGGTAAGCGATTGCTTCTCCTTCTCGGTCCTCATCAGTGGCCAAGATGACTTGAGAAGAATTGCTAACCAATTTTTTCAAAGAATTAACTGTTTTTCTTGATTTTGTGGGAATAACATATTGGGGAGCAAAATTATTTTCAATATCTATGCCTAATTTTGATTTAGGCAAATCCCTGATATGACCAAAACTGGCAGCGAGCTCGTACTCTTTGCCTAAAAAGTTGCCGAGAGTTTTTCCCTTAGTGGGGCTTTCCACAATAATTAATTTTGCCATTTGTTTTTTATAATAAATGTATTGTTTCCAAGATTTCTTATTATTCCTGTCATTTCTAGATTGATTAGAAGCGAATTTATTTTTGTTGAAGACAATTTAGTCAATTCAATTATCTTATTGATATGCAGGGCCTGATTTTTTAAGATATCTAATATCAATTTTTCTTCTGGCGAGATATTTGTAATCCTCTGCCTTATTATTTTTGGACTTATTCCGAACTCTTTGAAAATATCTTCTGCTTTTTCAATTAATTTCGCCCCATTTTTGATAATGCGATTACATCCTTTAGAGTTTGGTGCATAAATAGAGCCGGGCAAAGCAAAAACTATTTTTTTCTGTTGGAATGCGTGTCGGACAGTAATCAATGCCCCTGATTTTTCTTTTGCTTCAATAACCAATACAGCTTGGCTGATTCCTGAAATTATCCTGTTTCTCTCAGGGAAATTGCTTTTATGTCCCGGCGTGTTCGGCGGATATTCGGAAATAATTGCTCCGTTGTTTTCAATAATTTTTTTAGATAAACCGAGATTTTCTTGAGGGTAAATGCTTTTGTCGTCAATTCCAGTCCCCAATACTGCGATTGTTTTGGAATTATAGTCCAATGCTGTCTGGTGGGCAATAGTGTCAATGCCTTTTGCCATCCCGCTTATAATTGCGAATCCAGCTTGGGCTAATTTAGAAACAATTTCTATTGTTGCTTGTTTGCCATAATCAGAACATCGCCTTGTTCCAACTACTGCGATTATATGGGCGCTGTTAAAATCCAGATTTCCTTTATAATACAAGACCCTTGGCGGGTCAATTATTTCTTTCAGTGATTGTGGATAAAGAGGATTGTTTATGTCTATTGTATTGATGTCTTCCATTGAAAGAGGGTGTAATTTTACAGGGCGGAGAATAAAGACAAAATTGATTCTTGTTTTATGTCTTTCAATTGTCCCAATTCTTGCTTTGTGAATTTTTGCAAAACAAATTTTTTTGTATCTATTTTGCCCTTTTTTTTATTCAAAATTCCTATTTTAAATTGTTTGAAATCTTTGGTTCCCAAACAAGAAATTATTGACTCAATTCCTTTGTGTCCGCCAGAGCCAGAGTCATTTTTGATTCTTATTTTCCCGAATTCCAAATCAATGTCATCATGCACAACCCAAAGTTCGCTGATTGGTATTTTGTAAAAAGCGGTTAGCAGTTTTAATGACTCGCCGGAATTATTCATAAATGTCTGGGGTTTTGCCAAAATCAATTTTTTGTCTCCATGTTCCCCGACACAAATTTTTGCTTTTAACCGCTTTTTATTTTCCCAAACAGAAAAATCACCATTTTTTCTTATTTGGTCCAGGATTTCAAATCCAATATTATGACGGGTGTTTTTAAATTTTAGGCCCGGGTTTCCAAGCCCGATTATTAAAATCATTCTTTCATTATATACTCATTTCAAAAAAACAAGCAATTTAATTGTTAGGGTCCGCCCCCAACATTGTTGACCTTTGGCTAGTTTAGGCGTATAGTAAAAATACTATTCAGAAATCTCCTGTAGGAGGCAGGAGTACACAGCTCATTCAAGCACAACGAGAAATCCGCTTAAAGGTGAAGGGGGTATTGCATGGCACAGAAGGATTCGGAAGAATTAGTTTCAACAAGTGGCGATAACAGCGATATTGCGCCAGAGGAATTGGCATGGATACATGAATCACAAAGAATGGATACTCTTCGCGCATGCGTGTTGCGTGGCGAGATGCATATTTGTGAGGGGCCCCACCTTCGCATATCAAGTAGTCAAACCTCGGTAATCAAGCATAGGGTTAAGGAGTTTTTCTAACCATCGCAACCTTATGCTTCTTGATGCGGGGACTGCCATCCAGCCAGCCCCCGCTCTTCTTTTGTTGTCAAAACATTGCTTTTGGTCTACAATTATTAAATCATCACTAAATTGTAATTCGGATTATGAAAAAAATCATCTTTTTTATTTGGGAGATAGTCAAGATAAGCATTGTGGCCTTGATAATAGTTGTGCCTATCAGGGCATTTGTTTTTCAACCGTTTTTTGTAAGCGGCGCCAGCATGGAGCCAAATTTTCATGATTATGATTATCTTATAGTTGATGAAATTTCTTATCGTTTGGGCAGTCCTGGTCGGGGCGATGTGATAGTTTTCTATAATCCGAATGACACGAGCAAGCGACTAATAAAAAGAGTAATTGGTTTATCAGGAGAGACGATAAAAATTGTTGACAACCAGATTTTTATAAAAAATGATGATGAAGAGTTTTATATCTTGGACGAATCAGAATATTTGTCTACTGATAGCAAAACCGCGGGCCATATTGAGACAATGCTTGGAGATAATCAGTATTTTGTTTTAGGAGATAATCGCAATGTTTCTTTGGACTCAAGGTCATTTGGTCCAGTTAACAGGGACTTAATTATCGGAAGAAGCGCTTTTCGGTTATGGCCATTAAGTGTTTTTATGGACAAATAATAACATGACAGGCAAACAAGTGAGTAATAAAATTCAGGCGCCTCAAGGGATGTTTGATATCACCCCAGAGAATCAGCCGTTTTACAAGAAGGTCTACGGAGTTGGAGAAAAAATTTCTTCATTTTATGGGTTTAAAGAAATTACTCCACCGATTTTAGAATCAACCGAGCTGTTTGAAAGAGGGACAGGAGAAGCCACAGAAATAGTGGAGAAACAGATGTATTCGCTCAAGACCAAGGGCGGAGATTCTTTAACTCTAAGGCCAGAGTTTACTCCATCTATGGCAAGAGCATATGTTGAACATGGGATGATAAGCTTGCCACAGCCAGTCAAAATGTTTTCTTTTGGTCCGGTCTTTAGACACGAAAAACCGCAAGCAGGCAGGTATCGCCAGTTTCACCAATTCAACATAGAGGCCTTCGGTTCCAAACGCCCGATAATGGATGTGGAGATTATCTATGTCTTTTATAACATCCTTCAAGCCCTTGGGATTAAAAAATTAATTATTGAGCTGAACAGCATTGGAGACAAGGAATGTATAGGCGAATACAAGAAACTTTTAGTAAGATATTTAAAGAAAAACGAACATTCTTTATGCGCAGATTGCAAAAGGCGGCTCAAGATGAACCCTTTAAGGATAATGGATTGCAAACAGGAAAGGTGTAAACATATAGTTCTCGGCGCTCCTCAAATTATTGACCATCTTTGTAAAGAATGCCATAATCATTTCAAAAAGGTTTTGGAATTTTTAGATGAGTTGGGTTTGCCATACAGCTTAAACCCTTGTTTAGTGAGGGGATTGGATTATTACACGAGAACCGTGTTTGAAATTATCGCGGAGGATGAACTTGGCAGACAACTTGGAAGTTTAGTCGGCGGTGGCAGATACGATAATCTTGTCAAGCTTTTTTCAAGAAAAAATATTCCTGCTTGCGGAGCTGCTGCTGGGGTTGAGAGGATTATTACTATAATGAAGGAGCGTAATTTAGGTCCAGCTGAAATTCCGGGACCGCAAGTATTTTTAGCCCAGCTTGGAGATATTGCCAAAATTAGGTCGTTGAAACTTATGGAGGACCTTCGGAAAGCAGGCATATCAGTAGCAGAGTTATTTGACAGAGAATCTTTGTCTGCCCAGCTTAGGGGCGCTGATAAATCAAAAGCATTATATTCTTTGATTATCGGCGAAGAAGAAGCGAGCAGAGATATGATTATCATTAGGGATATGGCTGATGGCAGACAGACATCGGTTAAAATAGATAAGGTCGTCGGGGAATTGAAGAAAAAATTAAAACAGTAATAAATTAATTATATGTCAGGGCTTTTTGTTGAAAAAGAAGAAAGAGAAAACAGCCGGCAATTGGTGAGTCGGTTTATAAGGGGTCTCCGCAGGAGCGGTTTGGTTTATAGGGCGAAAGCATCTAGATACATCATCCGCCCAATGAGCCAAGGGCTGAAGAAAAAGGTTGCTCTAAGGAAAATAGCGACAAAAGAGCGATACCAAAAAATGGAAAAAATGGGCAAGCTTTAAATTTTATGGATTTAAGAGAAAAAGTTCAAAAAGACCTACAGGAATCTCTCAAGAACAATCAAGAGAGAAAGCTTTCTGTTTTACGCCTTCTTTTAGATGGTATAATCAAAAAAGAGAAAGAAAAAAGGGTAATAATAAAAGATGCCAAGGACGAAGCAGAAATCATTGAAAAAAGTCGGCTCACAGACCAAGAGATTCTTCAGATAATTTCCTTTTTTATTAAAAAATCCAAAGAAGCAGTAGGGCAATTTGAAACAGGCAAGAGACAAGATTTGGCTGATAAAGAAAAAGAAGAGATAGAAATCTTGAATCAATATTTGCCAGAGCAGATGCCAGAAGAGGAAATTAGAAAATTGGTAGAAGAAGCGATAAAAGAAACTAAAGCAGAGTCAATAAAGGATATGGGCAAAATAATGAGCATTTTGATGCTAAAAATTCAAGGCAAGGCAGACGGGGGAATTGTGAGCGCAATTGTAAAAGAGTTATTGGCTAAATAGTCCTATTATATGATTGAAATCAATAACCTTACCAAATTTTCCATAAACAAAAGGTTATTAATGGAAATAGGAGAAAAGATTTTAAAAACAGAGAGACCAGGCGAAGAATTGGATCTGTCCGTGGTTTTCGCAAATAAGGCAAAAATTACAGAATTGAACTTCATTTATCGAG
This sequence is a window from Patescibacteria group bacterium. Protein-coding genes within it:
- the lepB gene encoding signal peptidase I, translating into MKKIIFFIWEIVKISIVALIIVVPIRAFVFQPFFVSGASMEPNFHDYDYLIVDEISYRLGSPGRGDVIVFYNPNDTSKRLIKRVIGLSGETIKIVDNQIFIKNDDEEFYILDESEYLSTDSKTAGHIETMLGDNQYFVLGDNRNVSLDSRSFGPVNRDLIIGRSAFRLWPLSVFMDK
- the hisS gene encoding histidine--tRNA ligase, translated to MTGKQVSNKIQAPQGMFDITPENQPFYKKVYGVGEKISSFYGFKEITPPILESTELFERGTGEATEIVEKQMYSLKTKGGDSLTLRPEFTPSMARAYVEHGMISLPQPVKMFSFGPVFRHEKPQAGRYRQFHQFNIEAFGSKRPIMDVEIIYVFYNILQALGIKKLIIELNSIGDKECIGEYKKLLVRYLKKNEHSLCADCKRRLKMNPLRIMDCKQERCKHIVLGAPQIIDHLCKECHNHFKKVLEFLDELGLPYSLNPCLVRGLDYYTRTVFEIIAEDELGRQLGSLVGGGRYDNLVKLFSRKNIPACGAAAGVERIITIMKERNLGPAEIPGPQVFLAQLGDIAKIRSLKLMEDLRKAGISVAELFDRESLSAQLRGADKSKALYSLIIGEEEASRDMIIIRDMADGRQTSVKIDKVVGELKKKLKQ
- a CDS encoding GatB/YqeY domain-containing protein, which codes for MDLREKVQKDLQESLKNNQERKLSVLRLLLDGIIKKEKEKRVIIKDAKDEAEIIEKSRLTDQEILQIISFFIKKSKEAVGQFETGKRQDLADKEKEEIEILNQYLPEQMPEEEIRKLVEEAIKETKAESIKDMGKIMSILMLKIQGKADGGIVSAIVKELLAK